In Ochrobactrum sp. Marseille-Q0166, a single genomic region encodes these proteins:
- a CDS encoding L,D-transpeptidase family protein, with protein MTKTDKNTQAFNAGRRGFLRGAATAGLAAAASAIAPAAFAQQQALNDILSAPRRGNWDDQFDARVTGGQKVATNQPVLSTQTAGNLQSAIAQYADIAGRGGWPQVPGNAKLQLGVSDPAVQALRQRLIVSGDLPREAGVSTAFDTYVDAAVKRFQSRHGLPADGVMGQFTYAAMNVDANTRLGQLQTNLQRLSAMTPATQSEQRFVMVNIPAARIEAVENGSVSQRHTAVVGKIDRQTPILDSKIHEVILNPYWTAPKSIIQKDIIPLMRKNPQYLTNNKIRLYNAQGQEVPPESVDWNTDDAVKLMFRQDPGKINAMSSTKINFHNTHAVYMHDTPQKSYFNKLMRFDSSGCVRVQNVRDLDVWLLKNTAGWDRQNIEGTIASGVNTPIQVADPVPLHFVYITAWSTGDGVVQFRDDIYKMDGATALALGTDT; from the coding sequence ATGACCAAAACCGATAAGAATACACAAGCGTTCAATGCGGGTCGTCGCGGCTTTCTTCGCGGTGCGGCAACGGCCGGTCTGGCTGCCGCAGCCTCTGCAATCGCTCCGGCGGCTTTCGCCCAGCAGCAGGCTCTGAATGATATTCTATCGGCTCCACGCCGCGGCAACTGGGATGACCAGTTCGACGCACGCGTGACTGGTGGTCAGAAAGTCGCGACCAATCAACCGGTGCTTAGCACGCAGACCGCAGGCAATCTTCAGTCGGCGATCGCGCAATATGCGGACATTGCTGGCCGCGGCGGCTGGCCACAGGTGCCGGGCAATGCGAAATTACAGCTTGGCGTCAGTGACCCTGCGGTTCAGGCTCTGCGTCAGCGTCTGATTGTTTCCGGTGATCTTCCGCGTGAAGCCGGTGTTTCCACTGCTTTCGATACTTATGTTGATGCAGCGGTGAAGCGCTTCCAGTCACGTCACGGCCTTCCGGCTGATGGTGTCATGGGGCAGTTTACCTATGCGGCAATGAATGTCGATGCCAATACGCGCCTTGGACAGTTGCAGACAAACCTTCAGCGCCTGTCGGCGATGACACCTGCAACGCAGTCCGAACAGCGTTTCGTCATGGTCAATATCCCGGCTGCTCGAATTGAAGCCGTGGAAAATGGCAGCGTTTCACAGCGCCATACGGCCGTTGTCGGCAAGATCGACCGTCAGACGCCAATTCTTGATTCCAAGATTCACGAAGTTATTCTTAATCCTTACTGGACTGCACCAAAGTCGATCATCCAGAAGGACATTATTCCGCTGATGCGGAAAAATCCGCAATATCTGACCAATAACAAGATCCGCCTCTACAATGCGCAGGGACAGGAAGTTCCGCCGGAAAGCGTAGACTGGAATACCGATGATGCTGTGAAGCTGATGTTCCGTCAGGATCCGGGCAAGATCAACGCCATGTCCTCGACCAAAATCAACTTCCACAATACCCATGCGGTTTATATGCATGACACACCGCAAAAGAGCTACTTCAACAAGCTTATGCGTTTTGATTCGTCGGGCTGTGTGCGTGTGCAGAATGTCCGCGATCTTGATGTCTGGCTGTTGAAAAATACCGCAGGATGGGATCGCCAGAACATCGAAGGGACCATTGCATCGGGTGTTAATACGCCGATACAGGTGGCTGATCCTGTGCCACTTCATTTCGTCTACATAACCGCATGGTCAACAGGCGATGGCGTGGTGCAGTTCCGCGACGACATTTACAAGATGGATGGTGCAACCGCTCTGGCACTCGGCACCGATACCTGA
- the ribD gene encoding bifunctional diaminohydroxyphosphoribosylaminopyrimidine deaminase/5-amino-6-(5-phosphoribosylamino)uracil reductase RibD yields MSRVEFLHTNVNSDDVRFMEATIRLARRNKGLTGTNPSVGTILVKDGIIVGRGVTAIGGRPHAEPQALADAGEAARGATAYVTLEPCAHHGRTPPCAEALVRAGVARVVVAATDPDDRVSGKGFAILREAGIEVVPGVLSDEAADDLAGYLNRSSKKRPEVILKLALSADGYIGKKGEGQVSITGPIARAQSHILRSQTDVILIGVETAIADDPILNCRLPGVEQRSPIRLILDSGLKLPLDSRLVRSSETLPLWISCCENVAPERRYEMQAAGCRIIAAESDEGRIALPELMDDLAAQGISSVLVEGGASVASNFLQQKLVDRLILFHSPVEIGAKNGVAVTDLQSHIDNEFTILRHAQYGQDACIEYVRKA; encoded by the coding sequence ATGAGCCGAGTTGAATTTCTGCATACAAATGTCAACTCGGATGACGTCCGCTTCATGGAAGCAACGATCCGGCTCGCCCGTCGTAATAAAGGCCTTACAGGTACAAACCCGTCAGTGGGTACGATTCTTGTCAAGGATGGTATCATCGTCGGACGCGGCGTCACCGCAATCGGTGGGCGTCCTCACGCCGAGCCGCAGGCGCTGGCCGATGCAGGTGAAGCGGCACGCGGCGCTACGGCCTATGTCACTTTGGAGCCGTGCGCTCATCATGGTCGCACCCCGCCATGTGCCGAAGCGCTGGTGCGGGCTGGTGTCGCACGCGTCGTGGTCGCTGCAACTGATCCAGATGATCGGGTGAGTGGAAAAGGCTTCGCCATATTGCGCGAAGCAGGCATTGAAGTGGTGCCGGGTGTGTTGTCGGACGAGGCTGCTGATGATCTGGCAGGCTATCTGAATCGATCTTCTAAAAAACGCCCCGAAGTGATTCTGAAACTTGCACTTTCTGCCGATGGCTACATTGGAAAAAAGGGTGAGGGGCAGGTTTCCATTACCGGTCCGATTGCACGCGCCCAGTCGCATATATTGCGCTCACAGACCGACGTGATCCTGATCGGTGTTGAAACGGCAATCGCTGATGATCCAATCCTGAATTGCCGTCTTCCGGGGGTGGAACAGCGTTCGCCAATTCGCCTTATATTGGACAGTGGATTGAAATTACCTCTCGATTCAAGGCTGGTTCGTAGTTCTGAGACTCTTCCTTTGTGGATTTCGTGTTGTGAAAATGTCGCGCCTGAAAGGCGTTACGAGATGCAGGCAGCAGGCTGCCGTATCATTGCAGCGGAAAGCGACGAAGGCCGAATTGCTTTGCCGGAGCTCATGGATGATCTTGCCGCGCAGGGTATTTCGTCTGTTCTGGTCGAAGGTGGAGCCAGTGTTGCCAGTAATTTCCTGCAACAAAAGCTGGTTGACCGGCTTATCCTGTTTCATTCGCCTGTGGAAATCGGCGCGAAGAATGGGGTTGCCGTCACGGATCTGCAATCCCATATCGATAATGAATTTACAATTTTGCGCCATGCGCAGTACGGCCAAGATGCCTGTATCGAGTATGTAAGGAAAGCGTGA
- the glyA gene encoding serine hydroxymethyltransferase: MSQANNAFFNATLEEVDADIFGAIRNELGRQRHEIELIASENIVSRAVLEAQGSILTNKYAEGYPGKRYYGGCQYVDVVEELAIERAKKLFGAEFANVQPNSGSQMNQAVFLALLQPGDTFMGLDLNSGGHLTHGSPVNMSGKWFNIVSYGVREDDHLLDMDEIARLAREHKPKLILAGGTAYSRFWDWKRFREIADEVGAYLMVDMAHIAGLVAGGVHPSPVPHAHVCTTTTHKSLRGPRGGMILTNDPELAKKFNSAVFPGLQGGPLMHVIAGKAVAFAEALKPEFKVYAQNVVDNARALSDELKSQGLDIVSGGTDNHLMLVDLRPKNATGKRAEAALGRANVTCNKNGIPFDPEKPFVTSGIRLGTPAGTTRGFGKAEFKEIGSLIAEVLDGLKVANSDEGNASVEAAVKAKVIALTDRFPMYGYQG; encoded by the coding sequence ATGTCGCAAGCCAATAACGCTTTTTTCAACGCAACTCTTGAAGAAGTCGATGCCGATATTTTCGGTGCGATCCGTAATGAACTCGGTCGTCAGCGTCATGAAATCGAGCTGATCGCTTCGGAAAACATCGTATCGCGTGCGGTGCTTGAAGCTCAGGGCTCCATCCTTACCAACAAGTATGCTGAAGGCTACCCAGGTAAGCGCTATTACGGCGGCTGCCAGTATGTTGACGTTGTTGAAGAATTGGCAATCGAACGCGCCAAGAAGCTTTTTGGCGCAGAGTTTGCCAACGTGCAGCCAAACTCCGGCAGCCAGATGAATCAGGCTGTGTTCCTTGCGCTTCTTCAGCCTGGCGACACATTCATGGGCCTCGACCTCAATTCCGGTGGTCACCTGACCCACGGATCACCGGTCAACATGTCGGGCAAATGGTTCAACATTGTTTCCTATGGCGTTCGTGAAGACGATCACCTTCTGGATATGGATGAAATCGCTCGCCTTGCGCGCGAACACAAGCCAAAGCTGATTCTCGCTGGCGGCACTGCTTATTCCCGTTTCTGGGATTGGAAGCGCTTCCGCGAGATCGCTGACGAAGTTGGCGCATATCTGATGGTTGATATGGCTCATATCGCTGGTCTGGTTGCTGGTGGTGTACATCCATCGCCAGTTCCACACGCCCATGTCTGCACCACGACGACTCACAAGTCGCTTCGCGGTCCGCGCGGCGGCATGATCCTCACCAACGATCCTGAACTGGCAAAGAAGTTCAATTCGGCTGTCTTCCCGGGTCTGCAGGGCGGTCCGTTGATGCATGTGATCGCTGGTAAGGCAGTTGCCTTCGCTGAAGCGCTGAAGCCAGAATTCAAGGTCTACGCTCAGAATGTCGTCGATAACGCGCGCGCTCTTTCGGACGAGCTGAAGTCGCAGGGTCTCGATATCGTTTCCGGCGGCACAGACAACCACCTTATGCTGGTCGATCTGCGTCCGAAAAATGCAACAGGCAAACGCGCTGAAGCGGCTCTTGGTCGTGCGAATGTGACCTGTAACAAGAACGGTATTCCTTTCGACCCGGAAAAGCCATTCGTAACCTCTGGCATTCGCCTTGGCACACCGGCTGGAACGACGCGCGGTTTCGGCAAGGCAGAATTCAAGGAAATCGGCTCGCTGATCGCAGAAGTGCTCGATGGTCTCAAGGTAGCAAATTCCGATGAAGGCAATGCATCCGTTGAAGCAGCGGTGAAGGCAAAGGTTATCGCACTGACCGACCGCTTCCCCATGTACGGCTATCAGGGCTAA
- the nrdR gene encoding transcriptional regulator NrdR — MRCPYCQSEDTQVKDSRPAEDGAVIRRRRVCSVCGGRFTTFERVQLRDLMVVKKSGRRVPFDREKLARSIEVALRKREIDQERVERAISGIVRQLESSGEAEVTSEEIGRLTMDALKGVDDIAYIRFASVYRNFSKAVDFHNVIDELTVTEADRDPDA; from the coding sequence ATGCGTTGTCCCTATTGCCAGTCTGAAGATACGCAAGTTAAGGATTCCCGCCCCGCGGAGGATGGTGCCGTTATTCGCAGGCGCCGTGTTTGTTCGGTCTGTGGCGGACGTTTCACCACTTTTGAGCGTGTCCAGCTCCGCGACCTCATGGTCGTCAAGAAGAGTGGTCGTCGGGTGCCTTTTGATCGCGAAAAGCTTGCCCGTTCCATCGAAGTGGCGCTCCGAAAGCGTGAGATCGATCAAGAACGCGTTGAGCGCGCCATTTCCGGCATTGTGCGACAGCTAGAAAGCTCCGGTGAGGCAGAAGTTACTTCTGAAGAAATCGGCCGTCTGACAATGGATGCGCTTAAGGGTGTGGATGATATTGCGTATATCCGTTTTGCTTCCGTTTATCGCAATTTCAGCAAGGCCGTTGATTTCCATAATGTCATTGATGAACTTACGGTAACTGAAGCCGATCGCGATCCGGACGCATAA
- the nusB gene encoding transcription antitermination factor NusB has product MTSSSEGRSAPNAPRSANKRGVARLAAVQALYQMDVAGTGVMEVVAEYEAHRLGKEVDGTQYLDADPQWFRAIVAGVVDSQLKLDPMIHQALTEDWPLSRLDSTLRAILRAGAWELQTRKDVPTAVIVSEYVDIAKAFYTEDEPKLVNAVLDRLAFELRGESRGAKPRGR; this is encoded by the coding sequence ATGACTTCTTCTTCTGAAGGCCGTTCTGCACCGAACGCACCACGATCTGCAAACAAGCGTGGCGTTGCACGTCTTGCAGCCGTGCAGGCGCTTTACCAGATGGATGTTGCCGGTACTGGCGTCATGGAAGTCGTGGCTGAATATGAGGCCCATCGTCTTGGCAAGGAAGTGGATGGCACACAGTATCTCGATGCCGACCCACAATGGTTCCGCGCCATTGTTGCCGGTGTTGTCGATAGCCAGCTCAAGCTTGACCCAATGATTCATCAGGCACTCACCGAGGACTGGCCGCTGTCGCGTCTCGACTCGACCCTCCGCGCCATCCTGCGTGCCGGTGCTTGGGAATTGCAGACCCGCAAGGACGTGCCGACTGCTGTGATCGTTTCGGAATATGTCGATATTGCTAAAGCGTTCTACACTGAAGATGAGCCAAAGCTTGTTAACGCGGTGCTTGACCGTCTGGCCTTTGAACTGCGTGGCGAAAGCCGTGGCGCAAAGCCGCGTGGCCGATAA
- a CDS encoding 6,7-dimethyl-8-ribityllumazine synthase, whose product MSKHEARAPHLLIVEARFYEELSDALLDGAKAALDAAGATYDVVTVPGALEVPATISFALDGAENGGTYYDGFVALGTVIRGETYHFDIVANESCRALTDLSVEEGLAIGNGILTVENDEQAWVRARREDKDKGGFAARAALTMIDLRKKFGA is encoded by the coding sequence ATGTCGAAGCACGAGGCGCGCGCGCCGCATTTGCTCATTGTTGAAGCGCGTTTCTATGAAGAACTGTCCGATGCGCTTCTTGACGGCGCGAAGGCTGCTCTTGATGCGGCTGGAGCAACATATGATGTTGTCACGGTGCCAGGTGCGCTTGAAGTGCCTGCGACCATTTCTTTTGCACTTGATGGTGCGGAAAATGGTGGCACTTATTACGATGGTTTTGTGGCTCTCGGCACAGTTATTCGCGGTGAAACTTATCATTTCGATATTGTTGCCAACGAGTCCTGCCGCGCGCTCACGGATCTTTCGGTTGAAGAAGGTCTTGCGATCGGTAATGGTATCCTGACAGTTGAGAACGACGAGCAGGCTTGGGTCCGTGCGCGTCGCGAAGACAAGGATAAGGGTGGCTTTGCTGCCCGTGCGGCGCTCACCATGATTGATTTGCGTAAGAAATTCGGAGCCTGA
- a CDS encoding sodium-translocating pyrophosphatase, with protein MGIEVLLLVIACGVISVLFAVWAIRSVLAADQGTPRMQEIAGAIREGASAYLTRQYTTISVVGVVVFLAVWYLLSITAAIGFLIGAVLSGLTGFIGMHVSVRANVRTAQAASLSLAGGLELAFKSGAITGLLVAGLALLGVSVYYFILTVWMGYSPSDRTVIDALVALGFGASLISIFARLGGGIFTKGADVGGDLVGKVEAGIPEDDPRNPATIADNVGDNVGDCAGMAADLFETYAVTVVATMVLGAIFFTGSDVLSSVMLYPLAICGTCVITSIAGTFFVKLGVNGSIMGALYKGLIATGLLSVLGLAVANTLTIGWGEIGTVAGMSITGTNLFICGLIGLVVTGLIVVITEYYTGTNKRPVNSIAQASVTGHGTNVIQGLAVSLESTALPAIVIVGGIISTYQLAGLFGTAIAVTAMLGIAGMIVALDAFGPVTDNAGGIAEMAGLDPEVRKSTDALDAVGNTTKAVTKGYAIGSAGLGALVLFAAYSNDLAYFAANGQTYPYFADMGPVSFELSNPYVVAGLIFGGLIPYLFGGMAMTAVGRAGSAVVQEVRRQFREKPGIMTGKERPDYARAVDLLTKAAIREMIIPSLLPVLAPLVVYFGVLLISGSKAAAFAALGASLLGVIINGLFVAISMTSGGGAWDNAKKSFEDGFTDADGVKHLKGSEAHKASVTGDTVGDPYKDTAGPAVNPAIKITNIVALLLLAVLAHMA; from the coding sequence ATGGGAATTGAAGTTCTTCTTCTCGTCATTGCCTGTGGTGTGATTTCCGTTCTTTTTGCCGTATGGGCGATCCGTTCTGTGCTTGCGGCGGATCAGGGCACACCACGTATGCAGGAAATCGCTGGTGCCATCCGTGAAGGCGCATCAGCCTATCTCACTCGACAATACACCACGATTTCCGTTGTTGGCGTCGTTGTGTTTCTGGCAGTCTGGTATCTGTTGTCGATCACCGCTGCTATAGGCTTTCTCATCGGAGCAGTCCTGTCCGGGTTGACCGGCTTCATCGGGATGCATGTTTCGGTGCGTGCAAATGTGCGTACGGCGCAGGCAGCTTCGTTAAGTCTTGCAGGTGGATTGGAACTCGCTTTCAAATCGGGCGCCATTACGGGGCTTCTTGTGGCCGGTCTCGCACTCTTGGGGGTCTCGGTTTATTATTTCATTCTAACTGTCTGGATGGGCTATTCGCCTTCCGACAGAACCGTCATCGATGCCCTTGTCGCACTTGGCTTCGGCGCTTCGCTCATTTCAATCTTTGCGCGCCTTGGCGGTGGCATCTTCACAAAGGGCGCTGACGTCGGTGGCGATCTGGTCGGCAAGGTTGAAGCAGGCATTCCGGAAGATGATCCGCGTAATCCTGCGACCATAGCCGATAATGTCGGCGACAATGTCGGTGACTGCGCAGGCATGGCGGCGGATTTGTTCGAAACCTACGCTGTTACGGTCGTTGCGACCATGGTTCTGGGGGCTATCTTCTTCACTGGCTCAGACGTCCTCTCAAGCGTCATGCTCTATCCGCTGGCGATTTGCGGCACTTGTGTCATCACTTCGATTGCTGGCACATTTTTTGTCAAACTCGGCGTCAATGGCTCGATCATGGGCGCTCTCTACAAGGGCCTCATTGCAACAGGTCTATTGTCTGTTTTGGGACTTGCTGTTGCCAACACGTTGACCATCGGCTGGGGTGAAATCGGCACTGTCGCAGGTATGTCGATTACCGGCACCAATCTCTTCATCTGTGGTTTGATTGGTCTCGTCGTTACTGGTCTGATCGTGGTGATAACCGAATATTACACCGGAACAAACAAGCGACCGGTTAATTCGATTGCCCAGGCATCGGTAACAGGGCACGGCACCAACGTCATTCAGGGTTTGGCTGTTTCGCTCGAATCGACCGCTTTGCCAGCAATTGTCATTGTTGGCGGCATCATCAGCACATATCAGCTTGCTGGACTCTTTGGCACAGCAATCGCTGTTACGGCCATGCTTGGCATTGCTGGCATGATCGTGGCCCTCGATGCTTTTGGTCCGGTGACAGACAATGCCGGCGGTATTGCTGAAATGGCCGGCCTTGATCCGGAAGTGCGAAAGTCGACCGATGCGCTGGATGCCGTCGGCAACACGACCAAGGCCGTAACCAAGGGCTATGCTATCGGATCGGCAGGTCTGGGGGCTCTTGTGCTCTTTGCGGCCTATTCTAACGATCTGGCTTATTTTGCCGCCAACGGCCAAACCTATCCTTATTTCGCGGATATGGGGCCTGTGTCATTTGAGCTCTCCAATCCCTACGTGGTTGCCGGTCTGATCTTTGGTGGACTCATTCCATATCTCTTCGGTGGTATGGCGATGACGGCTGTTGGTCGGGCAGGTAGCGCAGTGGTGCAGGAAGTGCGTCGTCAGTTCCGTGAGAAGCCTGGCATCATGACTGGAAAAGAACGCCCGGATTATGCCCGGGCTGTCGATCTTTTGACGAAGGCGGCTATTCGGGAAATGATTATTCCGTCGCTTCTGCCGGTTCTGGCGCCGCTTGTCGTCTATTTCGGCGTGCTGCTGATATCAGGCTCCAAAGCGGCAGCTTTTGCGGCACTCGGCGCCTCGCTGCTGGGTGTTATCATCAACGGTTTGTTCGTGGCCATATCCATGACATCTGGCGGTGGTGCCTGGGATAATGCCAAGAAGAGCTTTGAAGATGGCTTTACTGATGCTGATGGAGTGAAACATCTGAAGGGATCGGAAGCACACAAGGCTTCGGTGACTGGCGATACTGTTGGCGATCCTTACAAGGATACAGCAGGTCCAGCCGTTAATCCCGCTATCAAGATCACCAATATCGTGGCCCTCTTGCTACTTGCGGTTCTTGCTCATATGGCCTGA
- a CDS encoding riboflavin synthase, whose amino-acid sequence MFTGIVTDIGKVDRIKPLNEGILLRIETTYDPETIELGASIACSGVCLTVVALPEKGTNARWFEVEAWEEALRLTTISKWEHGTRINLERSLKLGDEMGGHLVSGHIDGQAEIIERKEEGDAVRFTLRAPEELAPFIAQKGSVALDGTSLTVNGVDGNHFDVLLIRHSLEVTTWGDRKAGDRINIEIDQLARYAARLAQYQK is encoded by the coding sequence ATGTTTACTGGGATTGTCACCGATATCGGCAAAGTGGACCGTATCAAGCCTTTGAATGAAGGTATTTTGCTGCGCATTGAAACAACCTATGACCCTGAAACAATTGAGCTTGGTGCGTCGATTGCTTGCTCTGGTGTGTGCCTGACCGTGGTGGCGCTGCCGGAAAAAGGCACAAATGCCCGTTGGTTTGAAGTTGAAGCCTGGGAAGAAGCACTGCGACTGACCACGATTTCAAAATGGGAACATGGTACACGCATAAATCTAGAACGTTCGCTCAAGCTTGGCGACGAAATGGGTGGTCATCTGGTTTCCGGGCACATTGATGGGCAGGCGGAAATTATTGAGCGGAAGGAAGAGGGCGATGCGGTACGCTTCACGCTGCGCGCGCCGGAAGAACTGGCACCCTTTATTGCACAGAAAGGCTCTGTTGCGCTTGATGGCACTTCACTGACAGTCAATGGTGTCGATGGGAACCACTTTGACGTTCTGCTCATTCGTCATTCGCTGGAAGTGACGACTTGGGGCGATCGCAAGGCTGGTGACAGGATCAATATTGAGATCGATCAGCTCGCGCGGTACGCAGCAAGGCTTGCGCAATATCAGAAATAA